A window of Leptospira stimsonii contains these coding sequences:
- a CDS encoding ATP-dependent helicase has product MDPLLEGLNEEQKKAVLQVSGPVLILAGAGSGKTRVITHRIANLLINHGIDRICAVTFTNKAAAEMQERVKHLVPFLPANLQIKTFHSLCLYILRREASFFGYAGGFTVYDTTLQESLLKQVVKDLSLDPKFYKPSMLGNYISGLKDKMLSPEAYLEKEGRTDFSKNVSAIYKEYEKRKEASKAFDFGDLIWKTVQLLQKSPDALSKYRHKWEYVMVDEYQDTNKVQYELVILLAGEKKNLCVVGDDDQSIYSWRGADIANILNFEKDFPESTVIKLEENYRSSSNIILAASRVISNNTQRKQKEIFTNNPKGSPVVLTEFQNESEEAHGIIARIRSAYSSGTEYKNIAIFYRTNSQSRYFEEALRNLGIPYKIFGGFRFFDRAEIKDFIAYLNVVSNPVDSVSLLRIVNYPPRGIGDSGIDKIREFSLEKGISLLETLGREEIPLKKAAKAKGKELFHLFSDLIEKTEKGSSPSEIAIELLNRSGLMSYLKEEGTEESIARLENLQELVNSIEEYEKNSDSPSLEEYLNQISLLTSEEDTKELTDYVNLMTVHNAKGLEFQIVFLSGLEEGTFPHSMSLEDSHFGDEEERRLFYVALTRARKDLYLSFCRTSRKFGKVEDRIPSRFLAEVPKECFGEQQFATRERTARRPQGPPLASKIRETEEEFDSGFSEPPSPDNLQLKTGDRVRHKQFGIGTILTVSGKEKNTKVAIRFGNVEKNFFVAYTPLEKL; this is encoded by the coding sequence GTGGATCCTCTCCTCGAAGGTTTAAACGAAGAACAAAAAAAAGCCGTCCTCCAAGTTTCCGGTCCAGTCCTGATCTTAGCGGGGGCGGGTTCGGGAAAAACACGAGTTATCACTCATAGAATCGCGAATCTTCTTATCAATCACGGGATTGATAGAATCTGCGCCGTTACCTTTACGAACAAGGCGGCCGCCGAAATGCAGGAACGAGTCAAACACTTAGTTCCATTCTTACCTGCTAATCTTCAGATCAAAACGTTTCACTCACTTTGTCTTTATATCCTAAGAAGAGAAGCTTCCTTTTTCGGTTACGCCGGCGGTTTCACCGTTTACGATACAACTCTGCAAGAATCACTTCTCAAACAAGTCGTGAAAGACCTTTCTCTCGATCCAAAATTTTACAAGCCGTCGATGCTTGGAAATTATATCAGCGGTCTCAAAGATAAGATGTTGTCTCCGGAAGCTTATCTCGAAAAGGAAGGACGGACCGATTTTTCTAAGAACGTTTCCGCGATTTATAAGGAATACGAAAAAAGAAAAGAAGCAAGCAAGGCTTTCGACTTCGGGGATCTCATCTGGAAGACGGTTCAACTCCTACAAAAATCTCCGGATGCGCTTTCTAAGTATCGTCACAAATGGGAATATGTCATGGTCGACGAGTATCAGGATACGAACAAGGTCCAATACGAACTCGTGATTCTTCTCGCGGGCGAAAAAAAGAATCTCTGCGTCGTGGGTGACGACGATCAATCGATCTATTCCTGGAGGGGCGCGGATATCGCGAACATTCTCAACTTTGAAAAGGATTTTCCGGAATCGACCGTGATCAAACTCGAGGAAAACTACCGTTCCTCTTCGAACATCATTCTCGCCGCGTCACGCGTCATCTCGAACAACACACAACGCAAACAGAAGGAAATTTTCACAAACAACCCGAAGGGTTCTCCGGTGGTTCTCACCGAGTTCCAAAACGAGTCCGAGGAAGCGCACGGAATCATCGCCCGAATCCGGTCCGCATATTCTTCCGGAACGGAATATAAGAATATTGCAATATTCTACAGAACGAATTCTCAATCCAGATACTTCGAAGAAGCTCTTCGCAATCTCGGAATTCCGTATAAGATCTTCGGAGGCTTTCGGTTTTTCGATCGAGCCGAGATCAAGGACTTTATCGCATACTTAAACGTTGTTTCCAATCCGGTCGATTCTGTATCCCTTCTCAGAATCGTAAACTATCCTCCGCGGGGAATTGGGGATTCCGGAATCGACAAGATCCGCGAATTCTCCCTCGAAAAAGGAATTTCCCTTTTGGAAACCTTGGGAAGGGAAGAGATTCCATTAAAGAAAGCGGCGAAGGCAAAAGGCAAAGAACTCTTTCATCTGTTTAGCGACCTCATAGAAAAAACCGAAAAAGGTTCTTCCCCTTCCGAAATTGCGATCGAACTCTTGAATCGCTCCGGCCTCATGTCCTATCTCAAAGAAGAAGGAACGGAAGAATCCATCGCTCGTTTGGAAAACCTGCAAGAACTCGTAAATTCGATCGAAGAATACGAGAAGAATTCGGATTCTCCATCCTTGGAAGAATATCTCAACCAGATCAGTCTTCTTACGAGTGAGGAAGATACGAAAGAACTGACCGACTACGTGAATCTTATGACAGTGCATAACGCGAAGGGACTCGAGTTTCAGATCGTCTTTTTATCCGGATTGGAAGAGGGCACCTTTCCCCACAGTATGAGTCTGGAAGATTCCCACTTTGGTGACGAAGAAGAACGTCGCCTTTTTTACGTCGCTCTGACTCGGGCTCGAAAGGATTTGTATTTGAGTTTTTGTAGAACTTCCCGTAAATTTGGAAAGGTAGAAGACAGAATTCCGTCTCGTTTTTTGGCGGAGGTTCCGAAAGAATGTTTCGGAGAACAGCAATTTGCGACGAGAGAGCGCACAGCAAGACGTCCCCAGGGGCCGCCCCTCGCTTCTAAGATCCGTGAAACGGAAGAGGAATTCGATTCCGGTTTTTCCGAACCACCTTCTCCGGACAATCTTCAGTTGAAGACAGGAGATCGGGTGAGACACAAACAATTCGGGATCGGCACGATTTTAACGGTTTCGGGAAAGGAAAAGAATACCAAGGTCGCGATTCGTTTCGGGAACGTGGAGAAGAACTTTTTTGTTGCCTATACTCCGCTTGAGAAATTATAA
- a CDS encoding LIC11625 family surface-exposed protein codes for MKKIFAISLLLLITTSGIYAGKSQGVVEEFNKVEEFNKNIKISDAFKKATLEKNLLSAVKYTLHHRYLEYKEITKDLNAETMLYEPQKGTYTVYVKYKKFLFFYSYKMDPEIYLQTPENEVFYIRPENLDDPHKESATTPESKPVK; via the coding sequence ATGAAGAAAATATTCGCGATATCTTTATTACTTCTCATTACCACTTCCGGTATTTACGCCGGAAAGTCTCAAGGCGTTGTGGAAGAATTCAACAAAGTAGAAGAGTTTAACAAAAACATCAAAATTTCGGACGCTTTCAAAAAGGCAACGCTCGAAAAAAATCTGCTCTCTGCGGTAAAATATACGCTCCATCATAGATACCTCGAATACAAGGAGATCACAAAGGATCTCAATGCGGAAACGATGTTGTATGAACCTCAAAAAGGGACTTACACTGTTTATGTGAAGTATAAGAAGTTTCTCTTTTTTTATAGTTATAAAATGGATCCGGAAATCTATCTTCAGACTCCTGAAAATGAGGTTTTTTATATCCGTCCGGAAAACTTAGACGACCCTCACAAGGAAAGCGCAACCACTCCGGAATCGAAACCCGTTAAGTGA
- a CDS encoding 3'(2'),5'-bisphosphate nucleotidase CysQ: MDSIQYLQPAIDSVLQAGKIVLEIYHSDFKVTDKGGNDPVTEADLKAGALIAESLKFTKIPVLSEEDKERKDITELTAAWILDPIDGTREFVHKNPEFAISLGLSVKGKAVLGVILNPITGELICGAESLGVDSIQFSEIPDSYKIDSKRFSKKLHSNSPIKTVLISRTEEREGLFKPGMIPADWKFSAMGSIAYKLGLVAAGIASISISLKPKNEWDVCAGIALVRASGGTDLEIQSGEPYRFQTASGRGEGLIAGHSESLDLLWETSKGYFQSSLRDWT; encoded by the coding sequence TTGGATTCGATTCAATATCTACAGCCCGCGATTGATTCCGTTCTGCAAGCGGGCAAAATCGTATTAGAAATCTATCATTCCGATTTTAAGGTCACGGATAAGGGCGGGAACGATCCCGTCACCGAGGCCGATCTCAAAGCGGGCGCGCTTATCGCGGAAAGTCTAAAATTCACGAAGATTCCCGTTCTTTCGGAAGAAGACAAAGAACGAAAGGATATCACAGAACTGACCGCGGCTTGGATCCTGGATCCGATAGACGGCACACGAGAATTCGTTCATAAGAATCCTGAATTTGCGATCAGCCTTGGTTTATCCGTAAAGGGCAAGGCCGTGTTGGGTGTGATCTTGAATCCTATCACAGGCGAGTTGATCTGTGGAGCCGAAAGTTTAGGAGTCGATTCCATTCAGTTTTCGGAAATACCGGATTCTTATAAAATCGATTCGAAACGGTTTTCAAAAAAATTACATTCTAATTCCCCAATAAAAACGGTTCTGATTTCCAGAACCGAAGAAAGAGAAGGACTTTTTAAACCGGGTATGATTCCCGCGGATTGGAAATTTTCCGCGATGGGTTCGATCGCGTATAAGTTAGGACTCGTAGCCGCTGGAATCGCTTCCATTTCCATTTCCCTCAAACCGAAAAACGAATGGGACGTTTGCGCTGGAATTGCGCTGGTGCGGGCCTCGGGGGGAACCGATCTCGAAATTCAATCCGGCGAACCGTATCGGTTTCAAACCGCTTCCGGAAGAGGAGAGGGTCTGATCGCGGGACATTCCGAATCTTTGGATCTTCTCTGGGAAACTTCGAAGGGATATTTTCAATCCAGTCTGAGGGATTGGACCTGA
- a CDS encoding glycosyltransferase family 4 protein: MKEKEYSKTQIQRIRIGVDARPFSTPVSGVGKMIHSALLDLGKDPSFEFYLFSHRDLHPSYANLLELPGIRFIKGEGILSKKGGIYFAIALPLQLRKIQLDLFWGTQQVFPPFLSKKTATVLTYNDLVAYRFPDTMRTLARLQQKFYLSRSVRRAGKLLPISESTRDEVAEFFHIPLERMQVVYPGIELSEFQGLLKKKPGERIDSLPKKYFLSVSTVEPRKNYTFLYNAYLEYSKSVKPSQKFAWVIGGKAGWENPEFIETLRSPESKKLGIHWIESPSDVELAHMYKKCSLFLFSSLYEGFGIPLLEALSLQKPAIVTDLSVFREIGGNQIQYLKLERDLWVKAFLDYSKKPYSGKKVDLRKFYRSVAAKTIADQIREVLRSKTISSTR; this comes from the coding sequence ATGAAAGAAAAAGAATATTCTAAAACTCAAATACAACGGATCAGAATAGGCGTGGACGCCAGACCTTTTTCGACTCCGGTATCCGGCGTTGGAAAGATGATCCATAGCGCTCTTTTGGATCTGGGAAAGGATCCCAGTTTCGAATTTTATCTTTTTTCCCACAGAGATCTTCATCCGAGTTATGCGAATCTTCTGGAGTTGCCTGGAATTCGATTTATCAAGGGAGAGGGAATTCTTTCCAAAAAAGGAGGGATTTATTTCGCGATCGCGCTTCCTCTCCAACTTCGTAAAATCCAGCTCGATCTTTTTTGGGGAACACAACAGGTATTTCCACCGTTTCTTTCCAAAAAGACGGCGACCGTTCTGACTTACAACGACTTAGTCGCGTATCGTTTCCCGGACACGATGCGAACCTTGGCTCGATTGCAACAGAAATTCTACCTTTCGCGTTCCGTACGACGCGCGGGTAAACTGCTTCCGATATCGGAATCCACTCGAGACGAGGTCGCGGAATTCTTTCATATCCCGCTTGAAAGAATGCAAGTCGTTTATCCTGGAATCGAACTTTCCGAGTTCCAAGGACTTCTCAAAAAAAAACCGGGAGAAAGGATCGATTCCCTTCCTAAAAAATACTTTCTTTCGGTTTCAACCGTGGAACCTCGAAAAAACTACACATTCCTGTACAATGCTTATTTAGAATATTCAAAATCTGTAAAGCCGAGTCAGAAGTTCGCTTGGGTGATCGGAGGAAAAGCAGGCTGGGAAAATCCCGAATTTATCGAAACATTAAGAAGCCCCGAAAGTAAAAAATTGGGAATCCATTGGATCGAAAGTCCGTCCGACGTGGAACTCGCCCATATGTACAAAAAATGTTCCCTCTTTTTGTTTTCTTCCTTGTATGAAGGTTTTGGAATTCCTCTTTTGGAAGCTCTGAGTCTGCAAAAACCCGCGATCGTTACCGATCTTTCCGTTTTTCGAGAAATCGGTGGAAATCAGATTCAATATCTAAAATTAGAACGGGATCTTTGGGTAAAGGCATTTCTGGATTATTCAAAAAAGCCTTATTCAGGGAAAAAAGTGGATCTTCGAAAATTCTATAGAAGCGTTGCCGCGAAGACGATTGCCGATCAGATTCGGGAAGTGTTACGTTCTAAAACCATTTCTTCCACCCGCTGA
- a CDS encoding TlpA disulfide reductase family protein, giving the protein MFSIRIVFTLFLIFLSACHSSKEESILYKLKLSDPDGNSADLQAYKGKVLLLDVWASWCEPCKEAVPVLEKLSKDLQGKNGVLLGINTEPEHSKEEHLKAAQEFGMTYPFLVDRDFALINEYKVEGQPALLVFSPSGKLLKIQYGIQERDYPKLRASFSNWFTAP; this is encoded by the coding sequence ATGTTTTCAATTCGGATCGTATTTACCCTTTTCCTAATTTTTCTTTCTGCCTGTCATTCTTCGAAAGAGGAATCGATACTCTACAAACTCAAACTTTCCGATCCGGACGGTAATTCCGCGGATCTCCAGGCTTACAAGGGAAAGGTTTTACTTTTGGATGTTTGGGCTTCTTGGTGCGAACCTTGTAAGGAAGCCGTTCCCGTTTTGGAAAAACTTTCCAAAGATTTGCAAGGGAAGAATGGGGTTCTTTTGGGGATCAATACCGAGCCGGAACACAGCAAAGAGGAACATTTGAAAGCCGCTCAGGAATTCGGGATGACCTATCCTTTCTTAGTCGATCGGGACTTCGCTTTGATAAACGAATACAAGGTAGAAGGACAACCGGCGCTTTTGGTTTTCAGCCCCTCCGGAAAACTTTTGAAAATTCAATATGGAATTCAGGAACGGGATTATCCGAAACTTAGGGCAAGTTTTTCTAATTGGTTCACCGCACCATAG
- a CDS encoding AMP-dependent synthetase/ligase: MAENLAQLFRESAEKFRDLPAFFSKDSKKDYYPTTYGQVYEQGLNLAEALIELGVQQKQRVGLLADNRIEWIIADYGVILTGAADVPRGTDITDSEIVYILNHSEVEVVFIENDKMLEKFNRNKSQLTNVKTIILMDPASTAPGVLKMQDLIEKGKKLREGGSRKAEERISAIQPDDLFTLIYTSGTTGLPKGVMLKHSNMMHQVNHVSPMLKIQPNARLLSILPIWHVFERVVEYVCLGLGAATYYTNVRDLRQDLATVKPTFMGSAPRLWENIYNGIYTRINDPAQTPALRRGLFKLAYFFSSKKNQAVRFLTGIQVDYHGRNPITSFFYGILMFIQFLLTGPFTLTVIAGALGAFLAGTEFYFLSSPLYTVAGLAVFLNSFTLDRIVLAKIRAATGGQLKASISGGGALPRHVDEFFGNIGINVLEGYGMTETSPVISVRTFEKLIIGSVGVVAPKTKLQIRNDNNVVLTEIDEDGNVSQGKLGLKGVVFIKGPQVMKGYFKNEEATSKAIQDGWMNTGDMGMINFKKTLTLTGRAKDTVVLLGGENVEPVPIENKLQESAYISQCMVIGQDQKNLGAIIVPDFEKLQEWAKENGINEPSNEKLIENPKVYDLYRKEIKALNNTKNGFKSFEQVTPFFIISKPFEVGEELNNMMKMKRHVITEKYIDKIKKIYATNQD; the protein is encoded by the coding sequence ATGGCGGAAAACTTAGCCCAGCTATTTCGTGAATCTGCGGAAAAATTCCGGGACCTACCGGCGTTCTTTTCAAAGGATTCCAAGAAGGACTATTATCCTACTACATATGGTCAAGTGTACGAACAAGGTTTGAATCTTGCGGAAGCCTTGATCGAGTTAGGTGTTCAACAAAAACAGAGAGTAGGTTTACTCGCAGACAACCGTATCGAATGGATCATCGCAGACTACGGTGTGATTCTGACCGGCGCCGCCGACGTTCCACGCGGAACTGATATTACAGATTCTGAAATCGTTTATATTCTCAATCACTCGGAAGTCGAAGTCGTTTTTATCGAAAACGATAAGATGCTCGAGAAGTTTAATAGAAACAAATCACAGCTTACGAACGTGAAGACCATCATCCTGATGGATCCTGCGAGCACCGCCCCAGGCGTTTTGAAAATGCAGGATCTCATCGAAAAAGGAAAGAAACTGAGAGAAGGTGGTTCTAGAAAAGCGGAAGAAAGAATCTCCGCGATTCAACCGGACGATCTTTTCACTCTGATCTATACTTCCGGGACTACGGGACTTCCCAAAGGCGTTATGTTGAAACATTCCAATATGATGCACCAAGTGAACCACGTCAGTCCGATGTTGAAGATCCAACCGAATGCACGTCTTCTTTCCATTCTTCCGATCTGGCACGTTTTCGAAAGAGTAGTCGAATACGTTTGTCTCGGACTCGGAGCGGCGACCTATTACACGAACGTGAGAGACCTTCGCCAGGACTTAGCGACTGTAAAACCCACGTTTATGGGTTCAGCACCAAGACTTTGGGAAAACATCTATAATGGAATTTATACGAGAATCAACGATCCTGCTCAGACTCCAGCTCTTCGCAGAGGACTTTTCAAACTCGCGTATTTTTTCTCGAGTAAGAAAAACCAAGCGGTTCGTTTTTTAACCGGAATCCAAGTGGACTATCATGGAAGAAATCCGATTACCTCTTTTTTCTATGGAATTCTCATGTTCATCCAATTTCTCCTGACGGGTCCGTTTACACTCACCGTCATTGCGGGTGCGTTAGGCGCCTTTCTCGCGGGAACCGAATTTTATTTCTTAAGTTCGCCTCTTTATACGGTAGCAGGTCTTGCGGTCTTCCTCAATAGCTTTACTCTGGATCGAATCGTTCTAGCTAAGATCAGAGCGGCAACCGGCGGGCAACTCAAAGCTTCGATTTCCGGCGGAGGAGCTCTTCCAAGACACGTGGACGAATTCTTTGGAAACATCGGAATCAACGTTTTGGAAGGTTATGGAATGACCGAAACGTCCCCGGTAATTTCCGTGAGAACATTTGAAAAATTGATCATCGGTTCCGTGGGTGTGGTCGCTCCGAAGACAAAACTCCAAATCCGCAACGACAACAATGTCGTTCTCACGGAGATCGATGAGGACGGAAACGTTTCTCAAGGAAAACTTGGTCTCAAAGGTGTCGTCTTTATCAAGGGACCTCAAGTGATGAAAGGATATTTCAAAAACGAAGAGGCTACTTCCAAAGCGATCCAAGACGGATGGATGAACACCGGCGACATGGGGATGATCAACTTCAAGAAGACCCTAACTCTCACCGGGCGTGCAAAAGACACCGTAGTTCTCTTAGGCGGGGAAAACGTGGAACCGGTTCCGATCGAAAACAAACTTCAGGAATCCGCGTATATCAGCCAGTGTATGGTGATCGGCCAGGATCAGAAAAATTTAGGTGCGATCATCGTTCCGGATTTTGAAAAACTCCAGGAATGGGCGAAAGAAAACGGAATCAACGAGCCGAGCAACGAAAAGCTGATCGAAAATCCGAAAGTCTACGACCTTTATAGAAAAGAGATCAAGGCGCTCAATAATACGAAAAACGGATTCAAATCCTTTGAGCAGGTGACTCCTTTTTTCATCATCTCCAAACCTTTTGAAGTGGGTGAGGAACTGAACAATATGATGAAAATGAAACGTCACGTGATCACCGAGAAATACATCGACAAGATCAAAAAAATCTACGCGACAAACCAAGATTAG
- a CDS encoding LIC11631 family protein, whose translation MAGTQKQIQKSSVFSPSGHGDLYALDNLYLSPMRENEVWNFSQVSQFSTYNLGFLCMRSILNANLSKNAITVGGLTPGFIRGLSKIEGFENWKQFRTEGFIPRVVGKEFPLTLNSEIHTILNPALASYEKELFEEWNPKAVTIFGTWENQEILMTGVSLPENEKNLPKLLKDLIQTLSGTTGKFYLRTDKHSYLCLKKDKETLGPVFFQEKEKVWDSFVFLILEKEISN comes from the coding sequence ATGGCCGGCACTCAGAAACAAATCCAGAAATCTTCCGTATTTTCCCCTTCCGGGCACGGAGATTTATACGCACTGGACAATCTCTATCTTTCCCCTATGAGAGAAAACGAGGTTTGGAACTTTTCTCAGGTTTCCCAATTTTCCACTTACAATTTGGGATTTTTATGTATGCGCTCGATTCTGAACGCCAATCTGTCCAAGAATGCGATTACGGTGGGTGGACTCACTCCCGGTTTTATAAGAGGGCTCTCTAAAATAGAAGGATTTGAAAATTGGAAACAATTTCGAACGGAAGGATTTATACCGAGAGTGGTAGGAAAAGAATTCCCTCTCACGCTGAATTCCGAAATTCATACGATCCTGAATCCTGCTTTGGCGAGTTACGAAAAGGAGTTATTCGAGGAATGGAATCCCAAAGCCGTGACCATTTTCGGAACCTGGGAGAATCAGGAAATACTCATGACCGGAGTCTCGCTACCCGAAAACGAAAAAAATCTTCCGAAATTATTAAAGGATCTGATTCAAACTCTTTCTGGAACCACCGGAAAATTTTATCTTCGTACCGATAAACATTCGTATCTTTGTTTGAAGAAAGATAAGGAAACGTTGGGTCCGGTCTTTTTTCAAGAGAAGGAAAAAGTCTGGGATTCTTTCGTGTTCTTGATTTTGGAAAAAGAAATTTCTAACTGA
- the ptsP gene encoding phosphoenolpyruvate--protein phosphotransferase gives MIPSKRTVFPGITAFPGKLYGKVLKTGKKRNTILTGTYVHESAKEEEIEKFKTALEESLESLRILITSVEASGPDHKEVQEILETQAMICSDPSLSTSVQKRILDLGENAILAVQNVTHEISEKFRAMESEFFRERVDHFHDVSNRLIEFIAGKKEEDSFLSGLKEDLILVARELTPSQMILMDKSRIRGIATDLGGKTGHMAILARNYGIPTVVGLKDFSTYVRDNEFIFLDAEAGHAVRFPTLEEVKYYGFSSTYPVEENETKKIRAVSKDGIRVKIKCNLESELDCEQAIRSGAEGVGLFRSESLFLKYQDSNVSGEEQFRAYKAIAEGMEDKPVTIRTFDIGADKFSTGEEEENPFLGNRGIRYSLSNPEWFSEQLTAILRASAFGNVSILLPMITGPAEIIKTRALLEECKRKLSAQKEKFNKKIKVGAMIETPAAVSALDLIAREADFFSVGTNDLLQYIMAVDRNNIHVSSLYNPYHIAFLRALIRIVEVSRDYDKPLGICGELASDTNFTIFLIGIGIRDLSVSIPFLNPIRKIIRTISLHQAGILVKKILELSEEENYENIEAFLFSKHLS, from the coding sequence ATGATCCCCTCCAAACGGACAGTTTTTCCCGGAATCACCGCTTTCCCGGGAAAACTATACGGTAAAGTCCTCAAAACCGGAAAAAAGAGGAATACTATTCTAACCGGGACCTACGTCCACGAATCCGCCAAAGAAGAAGAAATCGAAAAATTCAAAACCGCTTTAGAAGAAAGCCTCGAAAGCCTTCGCATCCTAATCACTTCCGTTGAAGCCTCCGGCCCAGACCACAAAGAAGTTCAGGAAATTTTAGAAACCCAAGCGATGATTTGTTCGGATCCGAGCCTTTCCACCTCGGTTCAAAAAAGAATTTTGGATCTGGGAGAGAACGCGATTCTTGCGGTTCAAAACGTAACACATGAAATCTCAGAGAAATTCCGAGCCATGGAAAGTGAATTTTTTCGTGAAAGGGTCGATCACTTTCATGACGTCTCCAATCGGTTGATCGAATTCATTGCAGGCAAAAAGGAAGAGGATTCTTTTTTGTCCGGTTTGAAAGAGGATCTGATCCTGGTCGCAAGAGAACTCACTCCGTCTCAGATGATTCTTATGGACAAATCGAGAATTCGCGGAATCGCCACAGATCTCGGCGGAAAGACCGGTCATATGGCGATCCTTGCGAGGAACTATGGAATTCCTACGGTAGTCGGTTTGAAAGATTTTTCCACCTATGTAAGAGATAACGAATTCATTTTTCTCGATGCGGAAGCCGGACACGCAGTTCGTTTTCCGACTTTGGAAGAAGTCAAATACTACGGTTTTTCTTCGACATACCCGGTAGAAGAAAACGAAACAAAAAAAATCAGAGCCGTCAGCAAAGACGGAATACGAGTCAAAATCAAATGTAATTTAGAATCAGAACTCGACTGCGAACAGGCGATTCGCTCCGGTGCGGAAGGCGTCGGCTTGTTTCGAAGTGAATCCCTATTCTTAAAATACCAAGACAGCAACGTTTCCGGTGAAGAACAGTTTCGAGCGTATAAGGCGATCGCTGAAGGAATGGAAGACAAACCCGTTACGATCCGAACCTTCGATATCGGAGCGGATAAGTTTTCTACGGGAGAAGAAGAGGAAAATCCGTTTTTGGGGAATAGAGGAATTCGATATTCCCTTTCCAATCCGGAATGGTTCAGTGAACAACTAACAGCGATTTTGCGAGCTTCAGCTTTCGGAAACGTAAGTATTCTACTTCCGATGATCACCGGCCCGGCGGAAATCATCAAGACCAGAGCATTACTGGAAGAATGTAAACGCAAACTCAGCGCTCAAAAAGAGAAATTTAATAAGAAAATTAAAGTCGGCGCGATGATCGAAACCCCCGCCGCGGTCTCTGCCTTGGATCTGATCGCCAGAGAAGCGGATTTTTTCTCAGTGGGAACGAACGATCTTCTTCAATATATCATGGCTGTGGATCGAAATAATATTCACGTTTCCTCCCTCTACAATCCGTATCACATCGCCTTTTTACGTGCGCTCATTCGAATCGTAGAAGTCTCAAGGGATTATGACAAACCTCTGGGAATCTGCGGGGAACTCGCTTCTGATACGAACTTTACGATCTTCTTGATCGGAATCGGAATTCGGGATCTTTCGGTATCGATCCCGTTTTTGAATCCGATACGAAAAATCATTCGTACCATTTCGCTCCATCAAGCGGGAATTCTTGTGAAAAAGATTTTAGAACTTTCCGAAGAAGAAAACTACGAAAATATCGAAGCCTTTCTTTTCAGTAAACACCTCAGTTAG
- the lpxC gene encoding UDP-3-O-acyl-N-acetylglucosamine deacetylase, translated as MKETIYRRSIQDTVRIKGIGLHSGKEVNLVAHPAPSGTGNVFEYRKGQEKASISAELSNVVDTSNATTLGDGLYRIQTVEHLLAAVYALGLTDLILEIDAVEVPIMDGSSLPFLQALESAGIVEYLEIVEPIYVQNPLWVVDGDKYLVLLPSDELKVTYTIDFPHPLLKGQSITISLDRDKIKQEILPARTFGFLKDVEALQARGLAMGGSLDNAIVLTQDGYLNQQLRFENECVRHKILDLFGDISIAGRPIIGHYLASKAGHALDISMAKLVMSSVTGDEISKYKSRRTPLFKRKAVVV; from the coding sequence ATGAAAGAAACCATATATAGAAGATCCATACAGGATACAGTTAGAATCAAAGGAATCGGGCTTCATTCCGGAAAGGAAGTAAACTTAGTCGCCCATCCGGCCCCATCTGGTACAGGAAACGTTTTTGAATATCGAAAAGGGCAGGAAAAAGCCTCGATCTCGGCAGAACTGAGTAACGTCGTAGATACGAGTAATGCAACCACGCTTGGAGACGGCCTTTATCGAATCCAAACAGTTGAACACCTGTTAGCCGCGGTCTACGCCTTAGGACTGACCGACCTCATTCTTGAAATCGACGCTGTCGAAGTTCCGATCATGGACGGCTCTTCCCTTCCATTCTTACAAGCTCTGGAATCCGCAGGAATCGTAGAATATCTTGAAATCGTAGAACCGATTTACGTTCAAAATCCACTCTGGGTTGTAGACGGGGATAAATACCTTGTTCTGCTTCCGAGCGACGAACTCAAAGTAACCTATACGATCGACTTTCCCCATCCTCTTCTCAAAGGACAGAGTATTACGATTTCTTTGGATAGAGATAAGATCAAACAAGAGATTCTTCCCGCAAGAACCTTTGGTTTTTTGAAGGACGTAGAAGCGCTTCAAGCCAGAGGATTAGCGATGGGCGGATCCTTAGACAATGCGATCGTCCTGACCCAAGACGGATATTTAAACCAACAACTCCGTTTTGAAAACGAATGCGTGCGCCATAAGATTTTGGATCTCTTCGGAGACATATCCATCGCGGGTCGCCCAATCATCGGTCATTATCTCGCATCGAAAGCCGGACACGCCCTCGATATTTCCATGGCGAAATTGGTGATGAGTAGCGTCACCGGAGACGAAATCAGCAAATACAAAAGCAGAAGGACTCCTCTTTTCAAAAGAAAAGCGGTCGTCGTTTAA